A part of Palaemon carinicauda isolate YSFRI2023 chromosome 8, ASM3689809v2, whole genome shotgun sequence genomic DNA contains:
- the TER94 gene encoding transitional endoplasmic reticulum ATPase, protein MADQDDLATAILKEKKKPNRLIVEDAVNDDNSVVALSQAKMDELQLFRGDTVLLKGKKRKQTVCIVLSDETMADDKIRMNRVVRNNLRIRLGDIVAIQQCPDVKYGKRIHVLPVDDTVEGLTGNIFEVFLKPYFLEAYRPIHKGDLFLVRGGMRAVEFKVVETDPAPYCIVSQDTVIYCEGEPVKREEEEEQLNEVGYDDIGGCRKQLAQIKEMVELPLRHPSLFKAIGVKPPRGILLYGPPGTGKTLIARAVANETGAFFFLINGPEIMSKLAGESESNLRKAFEEAEKNSPAIIFIDELDAIAPKREKTHGEVERRIVSQLLTLMDGLKQRAHVIVIAATNRPNSIDPALRRFGRFDREVDIGIPDTTGRLEVLRIHTKNMKLSDDVDLEQIAAETHGHVGADLAALCSEAALQQIREKMDLIDLDDDQIDAEVLNSLAVTMENFRFAMGKSSPSALRETVVEVPNVTWDDIGGLENVKRELQELVQYPVEHPEKFLKFGMTPSKGVLFYGPPGCGKTLLAKAIANECQANFISIKGPELLTMWFGESEANVRDVFDKARAAAPCVLFFDELDSIAKARGGSLGDAGGAADRVINQVLTEMDGMGAKKNVFIIGATNRPDIIDPAILRPGRLDQLIYIPLPDEKSRVQILKACVRKSPVSKRVDLNYLAKVSHGFSGADLTEICQRACKLAIRQAIEADINREKERESGDNMDMEEEDPVPEITRDHFEEAMKFARRSVSDNDIRKYEMFSQTLQQSRGFGSNFRFPDQQGRGGGTGEGGNFGADGDDDDLYS, encoded by the exons GGATGATTTAGCTACTGCTATTTTAAAGGAGAAGAAGAAACCCAACCGCCTTATTGTAGAAGATGCAGTCAATGATGACAATTCTGTTGTTGCTTTGTCACAAGCAAAGATGGATGAACTGCAGTTGTTCAGGGGTGATACAGTcttattgaagggaaagaaaaggaaacagaCTGTGTGTATTGTCCTGTCAGATGAGACTATGGCTGATGATAAAATTCGTATGAATCGCGTT GTCAGAAATAATCTTCGTATTAGGCTGGGAGATATTGTTGCTATTCAACAGTGTCCAGATGTCAAGTATGGCAAACGCATTCATGTATTACCAGTCGATGATACAGTCGAGGGTCTAACAGGCAACATATTTGAA GTTTTCCTGAAACCGTACTTCCTAGAAGCTTATCGTCCCATTCACAAGGGCGATTTGTTTTTGGTGCGTGGTGGTATGAGAGCAGTTGAATTTAAGGTTGTAGAAACAGACCCTGCTCCTTACTGTATTGTATCTCAGGACACCGTTATCTATTGTGAAGGCGAACCTGTGAAACGAGAG GAAGAGGAGGAACAGCTAAATGAGGTTGGTTATGATGATATTGGAGGTTGCAGAAAGCAGTTAGCACAAATCAAAGAAATGGTCGAGCTTCCACTCCGTCATCCATCATTATTCAAAGCAATTGGTGTCAAGCCACCCAGAG GTATTCTTTTGTATGGACCTCCAGGTACAGGAAAAACACTAATTGCAAGAGCTGTTGCTAATGAAACTGGAGCATTCTTCTTCCTTATAAATGGACCAGAAATTATGTCCAAATTAGCAG GTGAATCTGAGAGCAACCTTCGAAAGGCTTTTGAAGAAGCTGAGAAGAATTCCCCTGCCATTATATTTATTGATGAATTGGATGCAATCGCTCCAAAGAGAGAGAAG ACTCATGGTGAGGTGGAGAGACGTATCGTGTCACAGTTGTTGACTCTCATGGATGGTTTGAAACAGCGAGCCCATGTCATTGTAATAGCCGCTACCAACAGACCTAATTCTATTGACCCTGCCCTCAGGCGTTTTGGTCGGTTTGACAGAGAAGTTGATATTGGCATTCCTGATACTACAG GCCGCCTTGAAGTTTTGCGAATCCACACTAAAAATATGAAGTTGTCTGATGATGTAGATTTGGAGCAAATTGCAGCGGAAACTCATGGTCATGTTGGTGCTGATTTAGCTGCCTTGTGCTCGGAAGCTGCACTCCAACAAATTCGTGAGAAAATGGATCTCATTGATCTTGATGACGACCAGATTGATGCAGAG GTCCTGAATTCTTTAGCAGTTACCATGGAGAACTTTAGATTTGCCATGGGCAAGAGCTCACCGTCAGCCTTGCGTGAAACTGTGGTTGAGGTTCCCAACGTTACCTGGGACGATATTGGTGGTTTGGAAAATGTCAAGAGAGAATTACAG GAATTGGTGCAATACCCTGTGGAGCATCCAGAAAAGTTCTTGAAGTTTGGTATGACTCCCAGCAAAGGCGTACTGTTCTATGGTCCCCCTGGATGTG GTAAAACACTGTTAGCCAAGGCTATTGCAAATGAATGTCAAGCCAATTTCATTTCCATCAAGGGCCCTGAACTTTTGACTATGTGGTTTGGTGAGTCAGAAGCCAATGTAAGAGATGTATTCGATAAG GCAAGAGCAGCTGCCCCATGTGTTTTGTTCTTTGATGAATTGGACAGTATTGCAAAGGCTCGAGGAGGATCACTTGGCGATGCAGGTGGTGCTGCTGATCGTGTCATCAATCAG GTTCTAACTGAAATGGATGGTATGGGAGCAAAGAAAAATGTGTTTATCATTGGTGCCACAAATAGACCAGACATCATTGACCCTGCAATTTTGCGACCTGGTCGTCTTGATCAGTTGATATACATCCCCCTACCTGATGAAAAGTCTAGGGTACAGATTTTGAAGGCTTgtgtaagaaagtctccagtttctaaG cgtGTCGATTTGAACTACCTTGCCAAGGTTTCTCATGGATTTTCGGGCGCTGATTTAACTGAAATTTGTCAAAGAGCATGCAAATTAGCAATTCGTCAAGCTATTGAGGCGGACATAAatcgggagaaagagagagaatccgGTGATAATATGGAT ATGGAAGAGGAGGATCCAGTTCCAGAGATTACTAGAGACCACTTTGAAGAGGCCATGAAATTTGCCAGGCGTTCAGTATCCGACAATGACATTCGCAAGTATGAGATGTTCTCGCAGACACTTCAGCAGAGCAGAGGCTTTGGCTCAAACTTCAGATTCCCTGATCAGCAAGGCAGAGGAGGAGGAACTGGGGAAGGTGGCAACTTTggagctgatggtgatgatgatgaccttTATTCTTAG